The Vespula pensylvanica isolate Volc-1 chromosome 5, ASM1446617v1, whole genome shotgun sequence genome includes a window with the following:
- the LOC122629103 gene encoding toll-like receptor Tollo, with translation MDTTLVRSVLGLGLLCWLLPDERSILLVDGRSITSLEAPTGCEWRREENDEEADEEERTLACKVRTIANVAGLIGNLSTIQVDSITSLGLECSDVLFFESQLEGPHGFLSPLPRLEKLRVDYCKIRYLPAGAFASAQNLRGLSVRTHNGDWSAMTLELDRDSLLGLADLEELDLGDNNLWTLPSDLFCPVAASLSRLNLTRNKLQDATSLGFSDRLRSCTPNLESLDLSGNDLGALPDRTLAGLRSLTVLKLQENAIAAVGDHALAGLANLRSLNVSSNRLVALPPELFAKTKELRELVLSNNSLAVLAPGLLDALEELQVLDLSGNELTSRWVNRDTFSRLGRLLVLDLSYNGLTKIDSRVFEGLYSLQILKLERNEIDTLLDGCFASLANLHTLTLSHNKIARFEPSHAHGLTALEQLFLDGNRLRALHRRVFANLTELKDLSLSGNSLTEVPYAVRVLRSLKTLDLGNNHVSRIDNESFVGLNELYGLRLVDNKLENVSREAFSTLPALQVLNLANNYIRHVEQSAFAKNPVLRAIRLDGNRLTEIRGAFTSLSTLVWLNVSDNKLLWFDYSYLPSSIEWLDIHANQISELGNYYMVRNALNIKMLDASFNLVTEISEANVPDSVETLFLNNNRIRTVAAGTFLRKTNLQKVVLYGNEIKNVEVAALSLQPVPEDRDVPIFYIGNNPILCDCTMEWLPRINELARLRQHPRVLDLDSVSCEMVHARATPRRPLLSLRSKDFLCRYEAHCFALCHCCDFDACDCEMTCPDNCSCYHDHSWSSNVVDCSNAGYKRVPERIPMDATEIYLDGNELGDLGSHVFIGKRRLEVLYLNNSGIAAIHNRTFNGVGALRVLHLEDNSLRELRGFEFDQLERMSELYLDHNAIATVGNSTFKRMKNLEVLRLDGNRIVDFRPWEALPSVGDGTKVALEGNAWSCECANAARLRSWLAEHRGDPEKMYCRDGVETLAQAMKRCGDPSTEAVSRGIQEIPLLGGNFVPLLAGALVAVIAVCLFVALAFAFRQDVRLWAHARYGLRLGKMPSGPDDERDRLYDGYVVYSERDEDFVSRFLAAELEASGLTLCLHWRDLPPSRTQETVPSAAAAARRLLVVLSPVFLANEWQRVEFRAALRTALENVRPSSRKSRVVVLLAAEAPARDPELQLLLGSCTVVVWGEKRFWEKLKFAMPDSLDKRRRDAGKRSNDRKNRVPARYTPAPTSAAVDVWSNANGKPNGVLLAPVHAPTPTPTQSTYVSSASSRTEDEDSGAEHQNNHHHHHHHHQHQHSSAPTNGRPTSVSSRGSHLYSTIPEPPVVVVPSAPPGDTSTNPRTYFV, from the coding sequence ATGGATACGACGTTGGTACGTTCGGTGCTCGGCTTGGGCCTTTTGTGTTGGCTCCTGCCGGACGAACGTTCGATCCTCTTGGTGGACGGTAGGAGCATCACCAGTTTGGAGGCGCCGACAGGCTGCGAATGGCGCAGAGAGGAGAACGACGAGGAAGCggacgaggaggagagaaCGTTGGCTTGCAAAGTGAGGACGATCGCTAACGTGGCCGGTCTCATAGGCAACCTCTCGACCATTCAAGTCGACTCGATAACCTCCTTGGGATTGGAATGCAGCGACGTTCTCTTCTTCGAGAGCCAGCTCGAGGGTCCCCACGGTTTCCTTTCGCCTCTACCGAGATTGGAGAAGCTCCGCGTCGACTATTGCAAGATTCGTTATTTACCGGCCGGGGCCTTCGCCTCGGCGCAAAACCTCCGGGGCCTCTCGGTGCGTACCCACAACGGCGATTGGTCGGCTATGACCTTGGAGCTCGACCGAGACTCCCTCCTAGGCCTGGCCGATCTCGAGGAGCTCGATCTCGGCGACAACAACCTTTGGACGCTACCGAGCGATCTCTTCTGTCCCGTAGCAGCGAGTCTCTCGAGACTGAACCTGACGCGCAACAAGTTACAGGACGCCACGTCTCTCGGTTTCTCCGATCGCCTACGCTCGTGTACGCCGAATCTCGAGAGTTTGGATTTGAGCGGCAACGATCTCGGCGCGCTGCCCGACCGCACGCTCGCCGGTTTGCGCTCCTTGACCGTTCTCAAGTTGCAGGAGAACGCGATAGCCGCCGTGGGCGATCACGCATTGGCCGGTCTCGCTAATCTGAGATCGTTGAACGTGTCGAGCAACAGGCTCGTCGCGCTCCCACCGGAATTGTTCGCGAAAACGAAGGAGTTGCGGGAGCTCGTGCTGAGCAACAACTCGTTGGCGGTCCTCGCGCCGGGTCTCTTGGACGCGCTCGAGGAGCTGCAGGTTCTCGATCTGAGCGGAAACGAGTTGACGAGTCGTTGGGTGAACCGCGACACCTTCTCCCGGCTCGGTCGCTTGCTCGTACTCGACCTCTCGTACAACGGCTTGACGAAGATCGACTCGCGCGTCTTCGAGGGACTCTACAGCCTTCAGATATTGAAGCTCGAGCGCAACGAGATCGACACGCTCCTCGACGGCTGCTTCGCGTCGCTCGCGAATCTTCACACGCTGACGCTCTCGCACAACAAGATCGCTCGATTCGAGCCCAGTCACGCGCACGGCCTCACCGCTTTGGAGCAGCTCTTCTTGGACGGCAACAGGCTTCGGGCCTTGCACCGTCGCGTGTTCGCCAATCTCACCGAGCTCAAGGACTTGTCCCTCAGCGGCAACTCCTTGACGGAGGTACCCTACGCGGTCCGCGTGCTGCGCTCTTTGAAGACGCTGGACCTCGGCAACAATCACGTGTCCAGGATCGACAACGAGTCCTTCGTCGGACTGAACGAGCTCTACGGCTTGCGCTTGGTCGACAACAAACTGGAGAACGTCTCTCGCGAGGCGTTCTCGACGTTACCGGCGCTGCAGGTGCTCAATCTCGCCAACAATTACATTCGCCACGTCGAGCAGAGCGCCTTCGCTAAGAATCCGGTCCTCCGGGCCATACGCCTCGACGGCAATCGATTGACGGAGATACGCGGCGCCTTCACCAGCCTCTCCACCTTGGTCTGGCTCAACGTCTCGGACAACAAGCTGCTCTGGTTCGACTACAGTTATCTGCCGTCGAGCATAGAGTGGCTCGACATACACGCCAATCAGATAAGCGAGCTCGGCAATTACTACATGGTACGCAACGCTCTCAACATAAAGATGCTCGACGCAAGCTTCAACCTCGTCACCGAAATCTCCGAGGCCAACGTCCCCGACAGCGTGGAGACCCTGTTCCTCAACAACAATCGAATACGCACGGTCGCGGCCGGGACCTTTCTGCGAAAGACCAATCTGCAGAAGGTCGTGCTGTACGGGAACGAGATAAAGAACGTCGAGGTGGCCGCGCTGAGCCTCCAACCGGTCCCGGAGGACAGGGACGTGCCGATCTTCTACATAGGGAACAATCCCATACTCTGCGACTGCACGATGGAGTGGCTGCCGCGGATAAACGAGCTCGCCCGGCTCCGTCAGCATCCTCGGGTGCTCGATCTCGATTCCGTCAGCTGCGAGATGgtgcacgcgcgcgcgacGCCCCGCAGGCCGCTCCTCTCGTTGAGATCGAAGGACTTTCTCTGCCGATACGAGGCCCACTGCTTCGCCCTCTGCCATTGCTGCGACTTCGACGCGTGCGACTGCGAGATGACGTGCCCGGACAACTGTTCCTGCTATCACGACCACAGCTGGTCGAGCAACGTGGTCGACTGTTCGAACGCCGGCTACAAGCGCGTACCCGAGCGCATCCCGATGGACGCGACCGAGATCTATCTCGACGGGAACGAACTCGGCGATCTCGGCAGCCACGTGTTCATAGGGAAACGTCGCTTGGAGGTGTTGTATCTGAACAACAGCGGGATCGCGGCCATTCACAATCGCACGTTCAACGGCGTCGGTGCGCTGCGGGTCCTCCATCTCGAGGACAACTCGTTGCGCGAGCTGCGCGGCTTCGAGTTCGATCAACTGGAACGCATGTCCGAGCTCTACCTCGATCACAACGCGATCGCCACCGTGGGCAACTCCACCTTCAAGCGGATGAAGAACCTCGAGGTTTTGCGCTTGGACGGGAACCGAATCGTCGACTTTCGCCCGTGGGAGGCCCTGCCCAGCGTCGGCGACGGGACCAAGGTGGCACTCGAGGGCAACGCCTGGAGCTGCGAGTGCGCCAACGCGGCGAGACTCCGCAGCTGGCTGGCCGAGCACCGCGGCGATCCCGAGAAGATGTACTGTCGCGACGGCGTCGAGACGTTGGCCCAAGCTATGAAGAGATGCGGCGACCCGTCGACCGAAGCGGTCAGCCGCGGCATTCAAGAGATCCCTCTGCTAGGTGGCAATTTCGTGCCGCTCCTGGCGGGTGCCCTGGTGGCCGTGATAGCCGTTTGCCTGTTCGTCGCCTTGGCCTTCGCCTTTCGCCAAGACGTGAGGCTCTGGGCGCACGCTCGTTACGGGCTCCGGCTCGGCAAGATGCCGAGCGGGCCGGACGACGAGCGCGATCGGCTCTACGACGGTTACGTCGTTTACAGCGAGCGAGACGAGGACTTCGTCTCGCGATTCCTCGCCGCCGAGCTCGAGGCTTCCGGCTTGACCCTATGCCTCCACTGGCGCGACCTCCCGCCCTCGAGGACGCAGGAGACCGTGCCGTCCGCGGCCGCCGCCGCTCGACgtctcctcgtcgtcctctcGCCGGTGTTCCTCGCGAACGAGTGGCAACGCGTCGAGTTCCGCGCGGCCCTGCGTACGGCCCTAGAGAACGTCAGGCCGAGCTCGAGGAAGAGCCGCGTGGTCGTTCTACTCGCCGCCGAGGCGCCCGCTCGCGATCCCGAACTTCAGCTACTCCTCGGCAGCTGCACCGTCGTCGTATGGGGAGAGAAGAGGTTCTGGGAGAAGCTCAAGTTCGCCATGCCCGATTCTTTGGACAAAAGGCGCCGCGACGCCGGCAAGAGGTCGAACGACCGTAAGAACCGCGTGCCCGCGAGATACACGCCGGCTCCGACCTCGGCGGCCGTCGACGTCTGGAGCAACGCCAATGGCAAGCCTAATGGGGTCCTCCTCGCGCCAGTACACGCACCCACGCCGACGCCCACGCAATCGACCTACGTCAGCTCGGCCTCGAGCAGGACCGAGGACGAGGACAGCGGTGCCGAGCATCAGAAcaaccatcaccatcatcatcatcatcatcaacatcagCACTCGTCTGCCCCGACCAACGGCAGACCTACCAGCGTCTCCTCGAGAGGCAGCCATCTTTACAGTACCATACCGGAACCCCCGGTCGTCGTGGTGCCGTCCGCGCCACCCGGCGATACCTCCACCAATCCGCGTACTTACTTCGTCTAG